The genomic segment CCGCGCGGGTAGGCCAGCGTGACGATCCCGACGCTCGCGTACGGGATCTCCGCGAGCTCGGCGGCGGCCGGGGCGACACCGGGTACCCCGGCCAGAAGCCGGCCGGCGGGCCCGGCCGGGGCGGCGACGATCACCGCGTCCGCGGTCAGATGTTCCGTCCCGGCGGCGGAGGAGACGGTGAGCCGCCAGCCGTGTTCGCCGGGGGAGAGGGCGGTGACCTCCGCGCCGGTCCGCAAGGTCGCTGCCGTCGAGTCGGCGCGCACCGCCGCGGCCAGCACCGTGGCCAGGTTCCCGAGGCTGCCGATCAGGGTGCCGATGCCGGTCGGAGGCTCCTGCCCGTCCGGGGGCGGCGGCGGGATGAGCGAGGCCGCCGCCCTGGTCAGTGACGGGTGCTTCCGGGACGCGTTGGCCAGGGGAGCCAGCATGGCCTCGAAGGACAACTCGTCGGAGCGGCCGGCGCACACGTCGCTGAGGAAGGGATCGACGAGACGGTCCAGCACCTCGCGGCCGAGTCGCTCCGAGACGTACGCCGCGACGGAAACGTCGCCGTTCCGCTCGGTCGGGGGCAGATCGACGTCCCTGCGGGCCCGGGCCACGCCCTCCGCGGAGACGATGCCGGAGCGGGCGAGCGCGTCCATGTCCGACGGCACACCCATGAACTGGCCGGCGGGCAGCGACCGGAGTGCGCCCCTCGTCCAGATCGCCGTGGCGGTGGCGCCGGCCAGGACCAGCTGGTCGCCGAGCCCGGCTGCGGTGAGCAACCGGGTTGTCTTGGGACGCCGCGCGTACAGCCCCTCGGCCCCCTCGTCGACAGTGACACCGGCCACCTCGGACGCGGCCAGCTTCCCGCCGAGCCGCGACGACGCCTCGAGGAGGGTGATCCGTACCGATGCCTCGCGAAGGTAGAAGGCTGCGGTCAAACCCGCGACGCCGCCTCCCACGATGACCACGTGTGGCACCCCGTCTGCCCGTTCCGGTTGGTTGTCCACCATGTCGCCTGCTCTTTCGTCGGTGCGATGTCCGTGGCAGTTTCGCCGAGGCCCGGTGAATCCCGGTCGAGCGCGGGTGGACCCGGCGGTGTGCGGTGTGAACCGCGGCCGTTACTGTCCGGCTTCCTGCTTCCGCTTCAGCTGCTCGGCGAACAGGCTCCACTCCTTGCTGATGCTGTCCGCGATGGGAGCGATCACGCTCAGCCAGTGCGGCGGGATCGAGCCGGCGACGTCGCGCCACCGATCCGGGGCGCCCGCGTGCCATGCCATCCAGCGGATGAACGCCCGGCCGCCCTCGGTGTAGCGGATCGACGGGTCGGTGGCCAGTTTCTCCGCCACGCCGGCCCAGGTGAGTGGGGCGTCCGAGCAGCCCTTGCGTCGTACCACCGCGCGGGGAGCCGCCGGCGAGGCGGCGGTCGCTGTCGCGGCTCTGTCGTCCGGCTCCCCGTCCGGGCGGTCCGCGGGCTGGCGGTGCCCGTTGCGCTCGGGGCTGATGCCACGGCGGAGCCGGGCGCTCACGTCGTGCACGGTGCCGAGGGAGACGTCCGCCTCCCGGGCGACCTGCCGGAGCGGGGCGTTCGGGTGTGCGCTGAGGTACTCGGCGGCGCGGCGCCGGCCCTCCGCGGCGGTGACCGGGCGCCGCCTCCCGTCTCGGCCGATCCGCTTGCTCCCGGGATCGACGGCGCCCGCCGACCGGGCGCGCAGCGAGGCGATGGTCTTCGCGCTCAGCCCGGTGATGCCGGCCAGGGCGCGATCGGACCAGTCGGGATGCTGGGCCAGGACCCGATCGGCGCCGGCCAGGCGGTCGGCCCGGGACAGGGGAAGCCCGTGGGCGATGTTGGCCTTCATCGCCAGGACGAGTGCCTCGGAGGCGGTGCAGTCCAGGAAGCGGGCCTTGATGACCTGGTCGCCGCGGAGCCGGGCGGCTTCCAGCCGGTGCAGGCCGTCGATGACGCACCAGCCGTCCTCCTGGACGAGGATCGGCGGAAGCTCCGCGGTGCCGGCCGCGTCGACGAGCAGTTGCACGTGGGCGGGGTTCGTCCCGCCCTGACGCAGACGAAGGTTGGGTGACAGCGCGTTGACGGGAACGTCCCGCGCCGGGAGCCTCTCGAAGTTCCTCAGATCGAATCCGTCCCCGTCGGTGGACCCGTCGTCGTCCGACACGGCGAGCGCGAGGCTCTCCCTAGCCAGAGCAGCCTGCCCGTTGCGGCGAGACATCCGGTGCGACCCCCCTCTGTTGCGGTTTGCGACGAGGTTGGCAGAGGGATCTTTAGCCGCAGTCGAGACGGGGTGGACAGGGCTAGCCGTCGGCCGGTCGTACCCCGGTGCTGGTGAGGGCGCTGCCGAACCAGTGGGTGAGGGTGTCGGTGAGGGTGTCGGTGCTGCCGGGTGAGGTCCAGGCGACGTAGCCGTCGGGTCGGATGAGGACGGTGTCGAGTGGGGTGTCGGGTTGGTGGGTCCAGGTTCCGGTGACGGTGTCGACGCGGTCGTGCCAGTGGTGGGTGGGTGGTGTGGTGGTGTCGGTGGTGACGAGGACGGCGCGGGCGGGGTGGAGGAGGTCGGCGATGCGGGTGTGGGTGCCGTCGGGCAGGGTGAGTTGTTCATCGGGTGGCATGCGTCGGCCGAGCAGGGGGTGGTCGCCGGGGCCGGTGTCGTAGCGGATGCCCAGCCCGCTGAGCATCCCGGCGAGATGTCCGGCCGAGTCCCGGTAGGTGGCCAGCTCGGCGAGCACACCGCGGACCGGGTCCATCTCCTCGCCGGTGAGCCGCAGCTCGATGGCGGCCCGGGCGTTGCGGGCCAGCTGCCGCCCGATCGGGAGGCGCTCGGTCTGGTAGGTGTCGAGCAGGCCGTCCGGCGCCCAGCCCCGCACCGCCGCTGCCAGCTTCCAACCGAGGTTCACCGCGTCCTGGACGCCCACGCTCAAACCCTGCGCCATTGCCGGTGGCTGCACGTGAGCGGCGTCGCCGGCCAGGAACACCCGGCCACGCCGGTACTCCGCGGCGACGCGCGAGGCGTCGGTGAAGCAGCTGATCCAGCGACACCGTCCGTGGTGGATGGACTCACCGGTGAGCCGCTGCCACGCGTCGGCGAGTTCCCGGTAGCTCAGCGAGTCGCGGTCCTTCGGGCGCATGCCCCGCTCGTGCACGACGACGCGGGTGACACCGTTCTCCAGGTCCATCGCCATCACCATGCTGCCGCCGGGCAGGTTCTCGCCGATGCGCCGGCGGCGGGTGTCGATCCCGGTGACGTCGGCGGTGTAGAACCCGCGGGTGGGTTCCGGGCCGGTGAAGTCGATGCCGGCGAACCGGCGGACGGCGCTGCGTCCGCCGTCGCAGCCCACCAGGTACCGAGCGGCGTCCCGGCCGCTGCCCTCCGGGCCGTCGAAGGTGACGACGACGCCGTCCGCGCTCTCCTCGAAGCCCGTGACCTCGTATCCACGGCGCACCGGCACCCCGAGTTCGGCCACCCAGCCTTCCAGCATCCGCTCGGTGCGGA from the Micromonospora sp. WMMA1947 genome contains:
- a CDS encoding ParB/RepB/Spo0J family partition protein, which encodes MSRRNGQAALARESLALAVSDDDGSTDGDGFDLRNFERLPARDVPVNALSPNLRLRQGGTNPAHVQLLVDAAGTAELPPILVQEDGWCVIDGLHRLEAARLRGDQVIKARFLDCTASEALVLAMKANIAHGLPLSRADRLAGADRVLAQHPDWSDRALAGITGLSAKTIASLRARSAGAVDPGSKRIGRDGRRRPVTAAEGRRRAAEYLSAHPNAPLRQVAREADVSLGTVHDVSARLRRGISPERNGHRQPADRPDGEPDDRAATATAASPAAPRAVVRRKGCSDAPLTWAGVAEKLATDPSIRYTEGGRAFIRWMAWHAGAPDRWRDVAGSIPPHWLSVIAPIADSISKEWSLFAEQLKRKQEAGQ
- a CDS encoding FAD-dependent monooxygenase: MTRDVIVVGAGPVGLMMAGELRLGGADVVVYEKLPERPTESRGASFTRRTAECFDQRGLLGRLGATEPADSHFGGVPLDLGLLPEDHAGFRGISQFRTERMLEGWVAELGVPVRRGYEVTGFEESADGVVVTFDGPEGSGRDAARYLVGCDGGRSAVRRFAGIDFTGPEPTRGFYTADVTGIDTRRRRIGENLPGGSMVMAMDLENGVTRVVVHERGMRPKDRDSLSYRELADAWQRLTGESIHHGRCRWISCFTDASRVAAEYRRGRVFLAGDAAHVQPPAMAQGLSVGVQDAVNLGWKLAAAVRGWAPDGLLDTYQTERLPIGRQLARNARAAIELRLTGEEMDPVRGVLAELATYRDSAGHLAGMLSGLGIRYDTGPGDHPLLGRRMPPDEQLTLPDGTHTRIADLLHPARAVLVTTDTTTPPTHHWHDRVDTVTGTWTHQPDTPLDTVLIRPDGYVAWTSPGSTDTLTDTLTHWFGSALTSTGVRPADG